A stretch of DNA from Phycisphaerales bacterium:
GGTGCGGAACGGGGCTGTGGAACCCAATCGCTCCTGCGGCAGCGGTGGGCAGCTAGCCGGTGATCCGGGGCTACCGCCTTGAGGTCGGGGCGCGTGATGGCACCCCGATGACAAATCCGTTCTGAAGCACGGGCATGAACGTTCCGTCCGAGCCATCCAGCCGGCCAGCAAGGAGCCCACCGACCAGGACCGTGTCGCCCTCAGCGGCGTCTACCAGCTCAGGTTCGGAAACAAGCACGAGCATTGAACGATCGTGGAGAACGACGCCTTGAAACCGATCCGCGCCGCCGTTTTCGGATAGGTCTTTTGCGAGCCTTCCGACGCAGACGATGGCCTCTCCCGGCTTGCAGGTGGTTGCGGATAAGACGGTCACTGCCTTTCCGTTGAGGCGTTCCGAAAGCCCGGCGGAGCTGGACTGAATCGCCGCTCGCAGCTCCTTCTGGAGTAGCTCCCGTGCGGTCGCGGCTTTGGGGTCATCTTCCTTGAGTCGGGCGAATGATGTGGCAAGCCGGCGCATGTCGCCCCAGACCCTCTCAGCTGAGGCGACTCCGCAACCATTGCACGTACTGCATTGACGAGTGACGTTGGTGAAGGTCGGGTAGGTCATTCCTCCACCGCTCGTGCTGCCGGTCCGCTCCTTGGTCGTGACCTGACCACTCCCTGCGCATCCTTTGCACCTGTGCCCGGTACGAAACGCCGTGATGTGCTTGAGCAAGTCGGCTCCGGTGCCATCACGTGTCACGTCAAGGCGAGGGAATGCTGCCCTGGGAATCTGGCGCTCCTGCCCATAGAGCTTCTGCGCGGTCTTGAAGGAGAAGTCAGCTTGAAGGGGAGCCTTGACGAGCTCGTCAATGTGCTTCGCGCTGAGTGCAAAGTAGAGGTTCTGGCCGGTCAGCCAAACCCAAGTGTTGATTCCGACCACTCTTCCCTGCCCATCGAGGAGAGGGCCACCTGAGTTCCCAGAGTTGATGGTGCAGTCTGTCTGAATCCAGACGGACTTCGTGTCGTACTTCAGCGACCGCCTGAGACCCTCGGGGAGGTCCGTGTACGAGCGGACACCACTGACCACGCCCTTGGTCACCGAAAGGCCAAGCCCCTTAGGGAAGCCGATCGCCCAAACGTCGGTCCCCGCCGCAGTGTGGCCGGACCGTACTTCAAGCACGCTGACCTTGCCGGCGAGCTTCGGGTCGCGCATTGGCACGCGCACAAGCGCGAGGTCATACTTGGGATTCGCTGCCACAAGGTCGACGGGGACCGCCCCTTCGACGCCCTGAAACTCGGCATCTGCCGAGGAGGCACCCTGCACGACGTGGAAGTTGGTGACCGCGAGTCCCGTCTGGTCGATCAAGAAACCCGTGCCGCTCGCGAACACCCCCGCCTCTGCCTTGACCTTGAGCTGAAAGACCGCCTTGCTCGCCTTTGCCAGCATGTCTTGCGAAGACTGCACCGGCGGCTGGGCCTGCGCCAACGTGCAGGGGACGGCGATGAGCATGACACCGATGGAAACCAGAACGGATAACAGACGCATCGGAACCCCCCGGTCGAACGTGGTGGCAACGAAGGCGGCAGTTTATCGAGTAGGCGGGCGGGCTCCTAGCCCCTTGTCATGCGCGCCTTCAGTGCGGAGCGTGCCTGTGAAGTGGGGGAGCTCGCCGCCCATCCACGGCCTGCTCCGCGCTCGTTTCGTTGTGGCCGCCACGATCCCGCGCTGAAATCGTTCGCGGTGGTGAAAAGAAGAGCCCCGCCGGGCACCTGGGGGGTAGGCGCACGCAGCGGGGCTGTCCTGAAGAGGGGGCCTATTGGGTGGTGGCCCCACGATGTTGAGGCTCCAGCCTAACCCGGCAATCTCCCG
This window harbors:
- a CDS encoding trypsin-like peptidase domain-containing protein; the protein is MLIAVPCTLAQAQPPVQSSQDMLAKASKAVFQLKVKAEAGVFASGTGFLIDQTGLAVTNFHVVQGASSADAEFQGVEGAVPVDLVAANPKYDLALVRVPMRDPKLAGKVSVLEVRSGHTAAGTDVWAIGFPKGLGLSVTKGVVSGVRSYTDLPEGLRRSLKYDTKSVWIQTDCTINSGNSGGPLLDGQGRVVGINTWVWLTGQNLYFALSAKHIDELVKAPLQADFSFKTAQKLYGQERQIPRAAFPRLDVTRDGTGADLLKHITAFRTGHRCKGCAGSGQVTTKERTGSTSGGGMTYPTFTNVTRQCSTCNGCGVASAERVWGDMRRLATSFARLKEDDPKAATARELLQKELRAAIQSSSAGLSERLNGKAVTVLSATTCKPGEAIVCVGRLAKDLSENGGADRFQGVVLHDRSMLVLVSEPELVDAAEGDTVLVGGLLAGRLDGSDGTFMPVLQNGFVIGVPSRAPTSRR